Proteins encoded within one genomic window of Cellulomonas flavigena DSM 20109:
- a CDS encoding cupin: MPDLHALAEDLLTSARADPHGRSAQLVVHDGELRQTVLALVAGARLGEHSSPPAASLQALRGHVRVEVGDEVQQEVAAGELWELTHERHAVVALEDSVVLLTTVTGVETRPHR; this comes from the coding sequence ATGCCTGACCTCCACGCCCTGGCCGAGGACCTGCTGACGTCCGCACGCGCCGACCCGCACGGCCGCAGCGCCCAGCTCGTCGTGCACGACGGCGAGCTGCGCCAGACCGTGCTCGCGCTGGTCGCCGGCGCGCGGCTCGGCGAGCACTCGTCACCGCCCGCCGCGAGCCTGCAGGCGCTGCGCGGTCACGTGCGCGTCGAGGTGGGCGACGAGGTGCAGCAGGAGGTCGCCGCGGGCGAGCTGTGGGAGCTGACGCACGAGCGGCACGCGGTGGTCGCGCTCGAGGACAGCGTCGTGCTGCTCACCACGGTCACGGGCGTGGAGACGCGCCCGCACCGGTGA
- a CDS encoding MogA/MoaB family molybdenum cofactor biosynthesis protein: protein MAEVADGAPTPSAVVVTASDRAAAGQYDDVSGALLVEGLRAFGLRVPDPVVVPDGMPVERALRAAVADGAALVVTTGGTGLGPRDLTPEATLAVVDRVVPGIAEALRADAVRRGVTAGVLSRGVAGVAGRTLVVNVAGSTGAVRDALEVLADVVPHALAQLAGGDH from the coding sequence GTGGCTGAGGTCGCCGACGGCGCTCCGACCCCGTCCGCGGTCGTCGTGACGGCCTCCGACCGTGCGGCGGCCGGGCAGTACGACGACGTCTCGGGTGCGCTGCTCGTCGAGGGTCTGCGCGCGTTCGGGCTGCGCGTCCCCGATCCGGTCGTCGTGCCCGACGGCATGCCGGTCGAGCGCGCGCTGCGCGCCGCCGTCGCCGACGGGGCGGCGCTGGTCGTCACGACGGGCGGCACCGGCCTGGGCCCGCGGGACCTCACGCCCGAGGCGACGCTCGCCGTCGTCGACCGCGTCGTCCCCGGGATCGCCGAGGCGCTGCGCGCCGACGCGGTGCGCCGCGGCGTGACCGCCGGCGTGCTCTCCCGAGGTGTCGCCGGTGTCGCCGGGCGCACGCTCGTCGTCAACGTCGCGGGCTCGACGGGCGCGGTACGCGACGCGCTCGAGGTGCTCGCGGACGTGGTGCCGCACGCGTTGGCGCAGCTCGCGGGCGGCGACCACTGA